In one window of Paenarthrobacter nicotinovorans DNA:
- a CDS encoding L-threonylcarbamoyladenylate synthase: MTTTYNCTSEDQRAEGLQHAQRAISEKKCIVMPTDTVYGIAADAFSPLAVTMLLASKGRSRQMPPPVLIPRVNALDGLATDVPADARALAQAFWPGGLTLILHAQPSLDWDLGDTKGTVALRMPDDHLALDLLSMTGPLAVSSANRTGQEAAQTASEARLQLAESVEVYLEGGFRPVKGTNAVPSTIVDATSTPFRVVRQGAIELERLREIVPSILGIGETVAAAEPEAPLEPTTEDVAEELAPADETGEKPPVEASEEPASVKNAAQDAAPATAKSQAASENQPE; encoded by the coding sequence GTGACCACAACCTACAACTGCACTTCCGAGGACCAGCGTGCTGAAGGACTTCAGCACGCCCAGCGCGCCATCAGCGAAAAGAAGTGCATCGTGATGCCCACGGACACCGTCTATGGCATTGCTGCCGACGCTTTTTCTCCTTTGGCTGTAACCATGTTGCTCGCTTCCAAGGGCCGCAGCCGGCAGATGCCCCCTCCCGTGCTGATTCCCCGCGTTAATGCCCTGGACGGGCTGGCGACCGATGTACCTGCTGACGCGCGGGCATTGGCACAGGCATTCTGGCCCGGCGGGTTGACATTGATCCTGCACGCGCAGCCGTCCCTGGACTGGGACCTTGGCGATACCAAGGGCACCGTAGCCCTTCGCATGCCGGATGACCACCTTGCTTTGGATCTATTGAGCATGACGGGGCCGTTGGCGGTTTCATCCGCCAACCGGACCGGCCAGGAAGCAGCACAGACGGCTTCCGAGGCACGCTTGCAGCTGGCTGAATCCGTTGAGGTATACCTTGAAGGCGGCTTCCGGCCCGTCAAGGGTACCAACGCCGTGCCTTCCACGATTGTTGATGCAACATCCACTCCTTTCCGCGTGGTGCGGCAGGGGGCCATAGAACTTGAACGCCTCCGGGAGATCGTGCCATCGATCCTTGGCATCGGTGAGACTGTCGCTGCCGCTGAACCGGAAGCCCCCCTGGAACCAACCACCGAGGACGTTGCTGAGGAGCTGGCCCCCGCGGACGAAACCGGCGAGAAACCGCCTGTCGAAGCATCGGAGGAGCCTGCTTCGGTGAAAAACGCCGCTCAGGACGCTGCACCCGCAACAGCGAAGTCCCAGGCTGCAAGCGAAAACCAGCCGGAATGA
- the lysA gene encoding diaminopimelate decarboxylase — protein MTTEFSNASPLAPEWLALPEDLNALQPSMWAAGVAKNDAGEVAIDGVSVKELKEQFGTPLFVMSESDFRSRARAFKDAFDAAFADICGGVDVYYAGKSFLCTAVASWVAEEGLRLDTCSGGELAVAARAGIEGRNLGLHGNNKSDAEINRALDMHVGRIVVDSLDELERVAKIASSRGETAKVMLRLTPGVHAHTHEFIATAHEDQKFGLSMAEDSTEEAGLSAAEEAVAAATSYPGIELLGLHCHIGSQIFEPDGFAVAGEKLLRFLAAMQSKYSIVLPELDLGGGYGIAYTPVDTPRPPAEIAQAMAAVVRSTCAELGIASPRISIEPGRAIVGSTTFTLYEVGTLKTVRVDAPGVDAGQENVTYPRRYVSVDGGMSDNARPVLYDADYSAILASRDSTAAPQLSRVVGKHCESGDIVVRDVYLPADVAAGDLLAVPGTGAYCWALSSNYNYLARPGVVAVRDGAARLIVRGETEEDLLNRDMGVANV, from the coding sequence ATGACCACAGAATTCAGCAACGCTTCTCCTCTTGCACCGGAATGGTTGGCCCTCCCGGAAGACCTCAACGCCCTTCAGCCGTCCATGTGGGCGGCCGGGGTGGCGAAGAATGACGCCGGTGAAGTCGCCATCGACGGTGTTTCGGTCAAGGAACTCAAGGAACAGTTCGGGACTCCGCTCTTCGTCATGAGCGAGTCGGATTTCCGTTCACGGGCCCGGGCCTTCAAAGACGCCTTCGATGCTGCATTCGCGGACATTTGCGGGGGAGTGGATGTCTACTACGCCGGCAAATCGTTCCTGTGCACGGCAGTAGCCAGCTGGGTGGCAGAGGAAGGCCTTCGACTGGACACCTGCTCCGGCGGTGAGCTCGCCGTTGCTGCCCGCGCCGGGATCGAGGGACGGAATCTCGGCCTGCACGGCAACAACAAGTCGGACGCGGAGATCAACCGCGCGCTGGACATGCACGTTGGCAGGATCGTGGTGGACAGCCTCGACGAGCTGGAGCGCGTAGCCAAGATCGCCTCCAGCCGCGGCGAAACCGCCAAAGTCATGCTGCGCCTTACTCCTGGTGTGCATGCCCATACGCATGAATTCATTGCCACGGCCCACGAGGACCAGAAATTCGGCCTCTCCATGGCCGAAGACTCCACTGAGGAAGCCGGCCTGTCCGCTGCCGAGGAGGCGGTGGCAGCTGCGACGTCCTATCCGGGCATTGAGCTCCTGGGCCTGCATTGCCACATCGGCTCGCAAATCTTCGAGCCTGACGGTTTTGCCGTGGCAGGAGAAAAGCTTCTGCGGTTCCTTGCCGCGATGCAGAGCAAGTATTCCATCGTCCTGCCTGAACTTGACCTCGGCGGTGGCTATGGAATCGCTTACACCCCGGTGGACACTCCGCGTCCGCCGGCCGAGATCGCGCAGGCGATGGCCGCCGTCGTGCGTTCCACCTGCGCCGAACTGGGGATAGCCTCGCCCCGCATCTCGATTGAACCGGGACGGGCGATCGTGGGCAGCACCACGTTTACCCTCTACGAAGTAGGCACCCTCAAAACGGTCCGCGTGGATGCTCCCGGCGTTGACGCAGGGCAGGAGAACGTTACGTATCCGCGCCGCTATGTGTCGGTGGACGGTGGAATGAGCGATAACGCCCGTCCGGTGCTGTACGACGCGGATTATTCGGCGATTTTGGCCTCCCGTGATTCCACCGCGGCTCCGCAGCTGTCCCGAGTAGTGGGCAAACATTGCGAGAGCGGCGACATAGTTGTTAGAGATGTATATCTGCCCGCGGACGTGGCAGCCGGTGATTTGCTCGCAGTACCGGGTACCGGCGCCTACTGCTGGGCCCTCTCCAGCAACTACAACTACCTGGCCCGGCCTGGCGTTGTCGCTGTACGCGACGGAGCCGCCAGGTTGATCGTCCGCGGCGAAACCGAAGAAGATCTCTTGAACCGCGACATGGGAGTGGCGAATGTCTGA
- a CDS encoding homoserine dehydrogenase: MSEVRTLKVALLGCGNVGAQVARILIDDAEALAARSGARLELSGIAVRTIDSPRDVELPRELFTTDADTLVKDADLVIELMGGIEPARSLILTAIQNGACVVTGNKALLAQDGPTLYEEADKAGVQLSYEAAVAGAIPILRPIRDSLSGDRITRVLGIVNGTTNFILDQMDSTGAQFADALAEAQRLGYAEADPTADVEGHDAAAKAAILASLSFHTRFSLDDVYCEGITKVSAEDIASAKEAGFVIKLLAIAEKIDSSDHGSGISVRVHPTLLPREHPLAAVRGAFNAVFIEAENAGELMFYGQGAGGTPTASAVLGDLVSAARRLVLGGPGRTETTTGHVPALTIDASDTSYYIGLDVADQAGVLARIAHIFAENGVSIEIMRQTIHRDSASNVESAELKIVTHRASEAALAATVEAVKGLDVINSVTSVLRVEGV; the protein is encoded by the coding sequence ATGTCTGAAGTGCGAACCTTGAAAGTGGCCCTGCTGGGCTGTGGCAACGTTGGGGCCCAGGTCGCGCGGATTCTGATTGACGACGCCGAGGCACTTGCCGCCCGCAGCGGTGCACGCCTGGAACTGTCCGGTATCGCTGTCCGCACCATCGATTCCCCGCGCGACGTCGAACTGCCGCGCGAGTTGTTCACCACTGACGCCGACACTCTGGTCAAGGACGCCGACCTGGTCATCGAACTCATGGGCGGAATCGAGCCTGCCCGTTCGTTGATCCTCACCGCGATCCAGAACGGCGCCTGCGTGGTCACCGGCAACAAGGCCCTGCTTGCACAGGACGGACCCACCCTCTACGAAGAGGCCGATAAAGCCGGAGTGCAGCTGTCCTACGAGGCCGCCGTCGCCGGCGCCATCCCCATCCTTCGTCCCATCCGCGACAGCCTGTCCGGGGACCGGATCACCCGCGTGCTGGGCATCGTCAACGGCACCACCAACTTCATCCTCGACCAGATGGACAGCACCGGTGCGCAGTTCGCTGACGCCCTCGCCGAAGCCCAGCGACTGGGCTACGCCGAAGCGGACCCGACAGCGGACGTTGAAGGGCATGATGCCGCAGCGAAGGCTGCCATCCTTGCGTCGCTTTCGTTCCATACACGCTTCTCCCTGGACGATGTCTACTGCGAAGGCATCACCAAGGTCAGCGCCGAAGACATCGCCTCGGCCAAAGAAGCCGGCTTCGTCATCAAGCTTCTCGCGATCGCCGAGAAGATCGACTCTTCGGATCACGGCAGTGGCATCTCGGTGCGGGTCCACCCCACGCTGCTCCCGCGTGAGCATCCGCTGGCGGCTGTCCGTGGAGCCTTCAACGCAGTGTTCATCGAGGCCGAAAACGCCGGCGAACTGATGTTCTATGGCCAGGGCGCCGGGGGAACACCAACAGCATCCGCTGTGCTCGGCGATCTCGTTTCCGCCGCCCGCCGCCTGGTTCTGGGCGGTCCCGGCCGTACCGAGACCACCACCGGCCACGTTCCGGCGCTCACCATTGACGCCTCCGATACGAGCTACTACATCGGCTTGGATGTCGCTGACCAGGCAGGCGTGCTTGCCCGGATTGCCCATATCTTTGCGGAAAACGGCGTTTCCATCGAAATCATGCGTCAAACGATCCACCGCGACTCTGCCTCGAATGTTGAGTCGGCCGAGCTGAAGATCGTGACGCACCGTGCATCCGAAGCTGCACTCGCGGCAACCGTTGAGGCCGTCAAGGGCCTCGACGTCATCAATTCCGTCACATCCGTACTGCGGGTAGAAGGGGTCTAA
- the prmC gene encoding peptide chain release factor N(5)-glutamine methyltransferase, whose product MTFYQGQSLADAVRAATAVLSDAGVPSPRVDAELLADHLLGVGLGRIRAMLLGDAPSPDGYGDLVLERAARVPLQHITGVAYFRHLELRVGPGVFIPRPETESVVQLVIDHVSGMANPKVVDLGTGSGAIAGSIAHEVPGAEVHAVEYSSFAHAWAARNLEPLGVSLIQGDLRDALPEHNGTFDVVVSNPPYIPSEAIPSEPEVALHDPPEALYGGGADGMELPTAAAASAARLLKPGGYFVMEHAEVQAQWIAGMLKRAGRWHEITTHFDLNGKERATSAVLASIAPDE is encoded by the coding sequence ATGACGTTTTACCAAGGCCAGAGCCTCGCGGACGCAGTTCGCGCGGCTACTGCCGTTTTGTCCGACGCCGGTGTTCCCAGCCCACGCGTGGACGCTGAGTTGCTGGCCGACCACCTGTTGGGTGTGGGGCTTGGCCGGATCCGTGCCATGCTCCTCGGCGATGCGCCCTCTCCTGATGGCTATGGGGATTTGGTGCTGGAGCGTGCGGCCCGGGTTCCCTTGCAGCACATCACGGGCGTCGCGTATTTCCGTCACCTGGAGTTGCGCGTGGGCCCGGGGGTGTTCATACCCCGACCGGAAACGGAATCGGTGGTTCAACTGGTCATCGACCACGTCTCGGGCATGGCAAACCCGAAGGTGGTGGATCTCGGTACGGGTTCGGGTGCCATTGCAGGCTCGATAGCCCACGAAGTTCCCGGCGCTGAGGTCCACGCGGTGGAATACAGCAGCTTTGCGCACGCCTGGGCGGCCCGGAATCTCGAACCTTTGGGGGTTTCGTTGATCCAGGGCGACCTCCGGGATGCCCTTCCTGAGCACAACGGTACCTTCGACGTCGTCGTCTCCAACCCCCCATACATCCCGTCCGAGGCGATACCCTCGGAACCGGAAGTCGCCCTCCACGATCCTCCCGAAGCCCTGTACGGTGGGGGAGCGGACGGTATGGAACTTCCGACGGCGGCAGCGGCCTCTGCGGCGCGGCTCCTGAAACCGGGCGGCTACTTCGTGATGGAGCACGCCGAAGTCCAGGCACAATGGATCGCCGGTATGCTGAAACGCGCCGGACGCTGGCACGAGATCACCACGCACTTTGACTTGAACGGCAAAGAACGTGCAACCAGCGCGGTACTGGCAAGCATCGCGCCTGATGAGTGA
- the thrC gene encoding threonine synthase, producing the protein MAHQWRGVIREYADRLPVTEATKVITLGEGGTPLVHAQKLSELTGSEVYLKVEGMNPTGSFKDRGMTMAMTAAVEAGAKAVVCASTGNTSASAAAYATAAGLKCAVLVPEGKISMGKLSQAIAHGATLLQVDGNFDNCLDIARKLGESYPVFLVNSVNPARIQGQKTGAFEVVDSLGDAPDIHVLPVGNAGNISAYWKGYKEYAAPFETSNGTLPAVSTKTPTMWGFQAAGAAPFVAGHPITEPDTIATAIRIGNPASWETAVAARDESGGLIEAVTDDEILDAHRWLSSKEGVFVEPGSAAGVAGLIKKHAAGQVPSGKTIVITVTGHGLKDPQWALRTEDGSEVQPVKVPNDVVTVAAELGLEEN; encoded by the coding sequence GTGGCTCACCAATGGCGCGGAGTAATCCGCGAGTATGCTGATCGTTTGCCCGTAACGGAAGCCACGAAGGTCATCACCCTCGGCGAGGGCGGCACTCCGCTGGTTCACGCGCAAAAACTGTCCGAGCTGACCGGTTCAGAGGTCTACCTCAAAGTCGAAGGCATGAACCCGACGGGCTCCTTCAAGGACCGCGGCATGACCATGGCCATGACGGCTGCTGTCGAGGCCGGCGCCAAAGCCGTAGTTTGCGCCTCCACGGGAAACACCTCCGCATCGGCCGCTGCCTACGCCACGGCCGCGGGTCTGAAGTGTGCGGTGCTTGTTCCTGAGGGCAAGATTTCCATGGGCAAGCTGAGCCAGGCCATCGCCCACGGTGCCACGTTGCTGCAGGTCGATGGCAACTTCGACAACTGCCTCGACATCGCCCGCAAACTCGGTGAGTCCTACCCCGTCTTCCTGGTGAACTCGGTCAATCCCGCCCGCATCCAGGGCCAGAAGACCGGTGCCTTCGAAGTGGTGGATTCTTTGGGTGACGCCCCGGACATCCACGTTCTTCCTGTCGGCAACGCAGGAAACATCAGCGCGTACTGGAAGGGCTACAAGGAGTACGCCGCGCCGTTCGAGACCTCCAACGGGACCCTTCCGGCCGTTTCCACCAAGACTCCCACCATGTGGGGCTTCCAGGCCGCCGGCGCAGCCCCCTTCGTTGCCGGCCACCCCATCACGGAGCCTGACACGATCGCAACTGCCATCCGCATCGGCAACCCCGCTTCGTGGGAGACGGCCGTGGCCGCACGCGACGAATCCGGTGGTCTTATTGAAGCCGTCACCGATGACGAGATCCTGGACGCCCACCGCTGGTTGTCTTCCAAGGAAGGCGTCTTCGTCGAGCCCGGCTCGGCTGCCGGCGTCGCCGGCTTGATCAAGAAGCACGCGGCAGGCCAGGTACCGTCGGGCAAGACCATCGTCATCACTGTCACCGGGCACGGACTCAAAGATCCCCAGTGGGCTCTCCGGACCGAAGACGGCAGTGAAGTCCAGCCGGTCAAGGTGCCGAACGACGTCGTCACCGTTGCAGCAGAACTGGGACTGGAAGAAAACTAA
- the rho gene encoding transcription termination factor Rho, whose translation MTETTELASAVDTTSSAAESSTAATKSSGLAGLKLAQLQALASQLGISGGSRMRKGDLVTAISAHRAGTSTTKAPAKATSAKAPAVAKEAPVAEAKATEKSAPVEAAAEAPAQEAPRGRGRGRSRRATSDGIVAAAEAAATTTATASEPEAAPAVETPAAAEATEAGSERRQPRTRNRRRGEAAAAPAEAAEAPAAEQRNDRTEQREQRNDRTEQREQRNDRTEQREQRNDRTEQREQADSGDQQRERRDNNRGRREDNNDGDDTGNRRNRRNRRDRNDQNDRSDRRGGQDGRDGNTRSDRFRDRNERRRGRAQGPDVDDVEVTEDDVLLPVAGILDVLENYAFIRTSGYLPGANDVYVSLAQVKKYNLRKGDAVVGAIRAPRDGEDRSQQSARQKFNALVRVTSVNGKTPEELKDRVEFAKLVPLYPSERLRLETDPKKIGPRVIDLVAPIGKGQRGLIVSPPKAGKTLILQSIANAITTNNPEVHLMMVLVDERPEEVTDMQRTVKGEVIASTFDRPADDHTTVAELSIERAKRLVEMGMDVVVLLDSMTRLGRAYNLAAPASGRILSGGVDSAALYPPKRFFGAARNIENGGSLTILATALVETGSKMDEVIFEEFKGTGNMELRLSRQLADKRIFPAVDVNASGTRREENLLSPEEVKIMWKLRRVLSGLEQQQSLELLTNKIRETQSNVEFLMQVQKTTLGAKSDNDK comes from the coding sequence GTGACAGAAACCACTGAGCTGGCTTCAGCTGTGGACACAACATCTTCTGCTGCTGAGTCGTCAACGGCAGCAACCAAGAGCAGCGGCCTTGCAGGCCTCAAGCTCGCCCAGCTTCAGGCTCTTGCGAGCCAGCTGGGTATTTCGGGGGGATCCCGCATGCGCAAGGGGGACTTGGTTACGGCCATCTCTGCCCACCGTGCGGGCACCTCCACTACCAAGGCTCCAGCCAAGGCCACGTCGGCCAAGGCTCCCGCCGTGGCCAAGGAAGCCCCGGTTGCAGAAGCCAAGGCCACGGAAAAGAGCGCGCCCGTTGAGGCAGCTGCCGAGGCTCCGGCCCAGGAAGCTCCCCGTGGGCGTGGACGTGGACGCAGTCGCCGCGCCACCAGTGATGGCATTGTTGCAGCTGCTGAGGCAGCCGCGACCACCACTGCCACCGCCTCCGAGCCTGAAGCAGCACCCGCCGTCGAAACGCCGGCCGCGGCCGAAGCAACCGAGGCGGGCTCCGAACGTCGTCAGCCCCGTACCCGCAACCGTCGCCGCGGCGAAGCTGCCGCAGCTCCGGCTGAAGCAGCGGAAGCGCCGGCAGCCGAGCAGCGCAACGACCGCACGGAACAGCGCGAGCAGCGCAACGACCGCACGGAACAGCGTGAGCAGCGTAACGACCGCACGGAACAGCGCGAGCAGCGCAACGACCGCACGGAACAGCGTGAGCAGGCCGACTCCGGCGACCAGCAGCGCGAACGCCGCGACAACAACCGTGGCCGCCGTGAAGACAACAACGACGGCGACGACACCGGCAACCGCCGCAACCGCCGCAACCGCCGTGACCGAAACGACCAGAACGACCGCAGCGACCGCCGGGGCGGCCAGGACGGCCGTGACGGCAACACCCGCAGCGACCGTTTCCGTGATCGCAACGAACGTCGTCGTGGACGCGCCCAGGGACCGGACGTTGACGACGTCGAGGTTACCGAGGACGACGTCCTGCTTCCCGTGGCAGGCATCCTGGACGTTCTGGAGAACTACGCGTTCATCCGTACGTCCGGCTACCTCCCCGGCGCCAACGACGTCTACGTCTCCCTGGCACAGGTCAAGAAGTACAACCTCCGCAAGGGTGACGCCGTCGTAGGTGCCATCCGTGCACCGCGTGACGGTGAGGACCGCAGCCAGCAGTCGGCCCGACAGAAGTTCAACGCGCTCGTTCGCGTCACATCCGTCAACGGCAAAACCCCTGAGGAACTCAAGGACCGCGTCGAGTTCGCAAAGCTCGTTCCGCTGTACCCGTCAGAGCGCCTGCGCCTGGAAACGGACCCCAAGAAGATCGGTCCGCGTGTCATCGACCTCGTGGCTCCGATCGGCAAGGGCCAGCGTGGCCTGATCGTTTCCCCGCCGAAGGCCGGCAAGACGCTCATCCTGCAGTCCATCGCGAACGCAATCACCACCAACAACCCTGAGGTCCACCTCATGATGGTGCTGGTTGACGAACGTCCCGAAGAAGTTACGGACATGCAGCGCACCGTCAAGGGTGAGGTCATTGCCTCTACCTTCGACCGTCCCGCCGACGACCACACCACGGTTGCCGAGCTCTCCATCGAACGCGCCAAGCGACTCGTGGAGATGGGCATGGACGTGGTGGTTCTCCTGGACTCCATGACCCGTCTGGGCCGTGCCTACAACCTCGCAGCACCGGCCTCCGGCCGTATCCTGTCCGGTGGCGTGGACTCCGCAGCACTGTACCCGCCCAAGCGCTTCTTCGGTGCGGCCCGCAACATCGAGAACGGTGGCTCGCTGACCATCCTGGCAACGGCTCTTGTTGAGACCGGCTCCAAGATGGATGAAGTCATCTTCGAAGAGTTCAAGGGCACTGGCAACATGGAGCTCCGCCTGTCCCGCCAGCTGGCGGACAAGCGCATCTTCCCGGCTGTGGACGTCAACGCGTCCGGCACGCGCCGCGAAGAGAACCTGCTCTCGCCTGAGGAGGTCAAGATCATGTGGAAGCTGCGCCGCGTCCTTTCCGGACTCGAGCAGCAGCAGAGCCTTGAGCTGCTGACCAACAAGATCCGGGAGACCCAGAGCAACGTCGAGTTCCTCATGCAGGTTCAGAAGACGACGCTCGGAGCGAAGTCGGACAACGACAAATAG
- the prfA gene encoding peptide chain release factor 1, protein MFESVQGLLDEHAAIQAQLSDPAVYADQSAARKLGRRSAQLQGIVEAYNKWRGLNDDLEAAKEMADEDPEFAAEVEQLEEQIPAAQERLRRLLIPRDPDDARNVILEVKGGEGGDEAALFAGDLLRMYMRYAESRGWKTEMISATESDLGGYKDVAVAIKGNSNDPAQGVFARLKFEGGVHRVQRVPVTESQGRIHTSAAGVLVLPEVDEPEELEINQNDLKIDVYRSSGPGGQSVNTTDSAVRITHLPTGIVVAMQNEKSQLQNREAGMRVLRARLLAHQQEQIDAANSEQRKSQIRTMDRSERIRTYNFPENRIADHRTGYKAYNLDAVMNGDLEPVIQSAIEADEQARLDAIGE, encoded by the coding sequence ATGTTTGAGTCCGTACAGGGATTGCTTGATGAGCATGCTGCTATTCAGGCACAGCTGAGCGATCCTGCCGTTTATGCCGATCAGTCTGCTGCCAGGAAGTTGGGGCGGCGCTCCGCGCAGCTCCAAGGCATTGTGGAGGCGTACAACAAGTGGCGCGGGCTCAATGACGATCTGGAAGCGGCCAAGGAAATGGCTGACGAGGATCCGGAGTTCGCCGCAGAGGTTGAACAGTTGGAGGAACAGATCCCTGCCGCGCAGGAGCGTTTGCGCCGCCTGTTGATCCCGCGCGATCCGGACGATGCCCGCAACGTCATCCTTGAAGTGAAGGGTGGCGAAGGTGGCGACGAAGCTGCCTTGTTCGCAGGAGACCTTCTGCGTATGTACATGCGTTACGCCGAGTCGCGTGGCTGGAAGACAGAAATGATTTCAGCTACCGAGTCCGACCTCGGTGGTTACAAGGACGTTGCTGTCGCCATCAAGGGCAACTCGAACGATCCCGCACAGGGCGTTTTCGCCCGCTTGAAGTTCGAAGGCGGCGTGCACCGCGTACAGCGTGTTCCCGTGACCGAATCACAGGGGCGTATTCACACCTCGGCCGCCGGTGTGCTGGTTCTCCCCGAAGTGGACGAGCCCGAAGAACTTGAGATCAACCAGAACGACCTCAAGATCGACGTTTACCGTTCCTCCGGCCCGGGTGGTCAGTCCGTGAACACCACCGACTCTGCCGTCCGCATTACCCACTTGCCCACGGGCATCGTCGTCGCCATGCAGAACGAGAAGTCGCAGCTGCAGAACCGCGAAGCCGGCATGCGCGTCCTCCGCGCCCGACTCCTTGCCCACCAGCAGGAACAGATCGACGCCGCCAACTCCGAGCAGCGCAAATCGCAAATCCGGACCATGGACCGTTCGGAGCGCATCCGCACGTACAATTTCCCGGAAAACCGCATTGCAGACCACCGCACGGGCTACAAGGCCTACAACCTCGACGCCGTCATGAATGGCGATCTTGAGCCCGTCATCCAGTCCGCAATTGAAGCAGACGAGCAGGCACGCCTGGACGCCATCGGCGAATAG
- the thrB gene encoding homoserine kinase — MESKQPTATDRVIVAAGQRLTVKVPGTSANLGPGYDSLGLALSIYDTLTVETLTTGELEFELSGEGADTLPRDATHLVVRAIDLALERLGFQHTGLRITADNVNPHGRGLGSSASAVVAAVTAANALVPQEAQRDTQWILQLTSEMEGHPDNVAPAIFGGLALSWQDSEQYSSTRAEVAPAVTPVVAVPDYELSTETARGLLPASVGHHAAAMNSGRAALLIHALTADPGLLLPGTEDYLHQSYRAQAMRPSAELIAALRAAGHAAVVSGAGPTVMILANGSDEAAAAVQFINSFTAANTPDVGWRVMTLAVDVQGARVEVHRR, encoded by the coding sequence GTGGAATCAAAACAGCCCACCGCGACCGATCGGGTAATCGTCGCGGCAGGCCAACGGCTGACCGTCAAGGTCCCTGGTACGAGCGCCAACCTGGGCCCGGGCTACGACAGCCTGGGCCTGGCCCTCTCCATCTACGACACTTTGACGGTGGAGACCCTCACCACCGGAGAGCTTGAGTTCGAGCTCTCCGGTGAGGGCGCCGACACCCTTCCCCGCGATGCCACCCACCTCGTGGTGCGCGCCATCGATCTTGCACTGGAGCGTCTGGGTTTCCAGCACACCGGCTTGCGGATCACCGCGGACAACGTCAACCCCCATGGGCGGGGTTTGGGTTCCTCTGCCTCGGCAGTGGTCGCTGCGGTGACGGCTGCGAACGCGTTGGTACCGCAGGAGGCCCAGCGCGACACTCAGTGGATCCTGCAGCTGACAAGCGAGATGGAAGGCCACCCGGACAACGTCGCACCGGCGATTTTCGGCGGACTGGCGCTGTCGTGGCAGGACAGCGAGCAGTACAGCAGTACCCGTGCGGAGGTGGCACCAGCTGTTACTCCGGTAGTGGCTGTACCGGATTACGAGCTGTCCACCGAGACGGCGCGTGGACTGCTCCCGGCATCGGTCGGCCACCACGCAGCTGCGATGAACTCCGGACGCGCCGCATTGCTGATCCACGCCCTCACGGCAGATCCCGGACTGCTGTTGCCGGGTACGGAAGACTACCTTCACCAGAGCTATCGTGCCCAAGCCATGCGGCCCAGCGCCGAACTCATTGCAGCTCTGCGGGCAGCAGGGCACGCAGCCGTTGTTTCCGGCGCCGGACCAACCGTGATGATCCTTGCCAATGGTTCCGACGAAGCCGCAGCAGCGGTCCAATTCATCAATTCGTTTACTGCAGCCAACACACCCGACGTTGGTTGGCGTGTGATGACGCTGGCTGTTGACGTTCAAGGTGCTAGAGTGGAAGTGCACCGCCGGTAA